From Microcebus murinus isolate Inina chromosome 13, M.murinus_Inina_mat1.0, whole genome shotgun sequence, the proteins below share one genomic window:
- the RNASEH2B gene encoding ribonuclease H2 subunit B isoform X2 has translation MTRDRVYLLSWSQPWLLSYTLSQSEYLKDASKKMKRGLMFVKLVNPCSGEGAIYLFDMHLQQLFEIKVFKEKHHSWFINQSVQSGGLLHFATPMDPLFLLLHYLVKADKEGKFQPLDQVVVDDVFPNCVLLLKLPELEKLLHHVTEEKEINNKKYYKYSKEKTLKWLEKKVKQTMAALKTNHVNVSARVQSTAFFSGDQVSSDKEEDYIRYAHGLISDYIPKELSDDLSKYLKLPELPASLPNPPSKMAAQRRKRGK, from the exons ATGACCAGGGACCGGGTGTATCTCCTCTCCTGGAGCCAGCCCTGGTTGCTATCATATACCCTCAGCCAGTCAG aatatttaaaagatgCTTCAAAGAAGATGAAACGTGGGCTTATGTTTGTAAAATTGGTTAACCCATGTTCAG GGGAAGGAGCCATTTACTTGTTCGATATGCATCTACAGCAGCtgtttgaaataaaagttttcaagGAAAAACACCATTCTTGGTTTATAAATCAATCAGTTCAATCAG GAGGTCTTCTCCACTTTGCCACACCCATGGACCCTCTGTTTCTGCTTCTCCACTACCTCGTGAAGGCCGACAAGGAG GGAAAGTTTCAACCCCTAGATCAAGTTGTGGTAGATGACGTCTTTCCGAATTGCGTCTTGTTGCTGAAACTTCCTGAACTTGAGAAGTTACTTCACCATGTGACAGAGGAAAAAG aaataaacaacaaGAAATATTATAAGTACAGCAAAGAGAAGACATTAAAGTGGCTGGAAAAAAAG GTTAAACAAACTATGGCAGCATTAAAAACCAATCATGTAAATGTCAGTGCCCGGGTACAGTCAACTGCATTTTTCTCTGGGGATCAAGTTTCCAGTGACAAGGAAG AGGATTATATTCGTTATGCCCATGGTCTGATATCTGATTACATCCCTAAAGAATTAAGTGATGACTTATCTAAATACTTAAA GCTTCCAGAGCTTCCAGCTTCATTGCCAAATCCTCCATCAAAG